One genomic window of Cydia strobilella chromosome 11, ilCydStro3.1, whole genome shotgun sequence includes the following:
- the LOC134745277 gene encoding uncharacterized protein LOC134745277 isoform X2 yields the protein MKSLRLVLCALAVASASALSISLRRDPETLCAGQENFLRIASTEGCSAYYQCYAGRAYLMECPKDSWFNELEQVCDWTEAPASCRTDPEPEPEPEPEPEPEQPEPEPEPQPEPETELEPQPEPEPEPEPEPEPESELEPQPEPEPEPEPEPEPETEPEPEPEPESEQEPESELEPEQESEDQDRVEEPGSGEDWEADAVIKFLKARLQDNSEEELIENIEERLDVDDHHHPHHGHGHDHHHHGHDHNHHHQHGHDHDHDHDHDHDHDHDQDHDHDHDHDHDREHEDDHDQDHDHDHEHDHDHDHDHDHVHDHDHEHDDGEDYERNHALRFQEELDEESEQEELETLMRAQEETEDVDGEEPEEESRKKQQEDIEGEEEEDVEDEEDEDALNRQEEVEDEIEDQEETRQKRSAQEEAEDEDVEDEEPLKRQEDLENEEEDEEALKRQEEVEDEIVDQEETRKKRSAQEETEDEDVEDEEALKRQEDLEDEEEDEEALKRQEEVEDEIEDQEETRKKRSAQEETEVEEVENEEALKRQEGENVEEAEEQEESRKKRSILQYDYNEQDEEWKRAQEEANILESDEEEEIKRQEEVIEENEDSEESDEGFFHRFFF from the exons ATGAAAT CTCTAAGACTAGTCCTGTGCGCTCTGGCGGTGGCCAGCGCCTCGGCTCTCTCAATCTCCTTGAGACGAGATCCGGAGACGCTATGCGCGGGACAGGAGAACTTCCTACGCATAGCCAGCACCGAAGGCTGCAGCGCGTACTACCAATGCTACGCCGGCCGAGCTTACCTGATGGAATGCCCAAAAGACTCCTGGTTCAACGAATTGGAACAG GTGTGCGATTGGACAGAAGCACCAGCAAGCTGCCGGACCGACCCAGAACCGGAGCCAGAACCTGAACCAGAACCTGAACCTGAGCAACCTGAGCCAGAACCAGAACCTCAACCAGAACCTGAGACAGAACTAGAACCTCAACCAGAACCAGAGCCAGAACCTGAACCAGAACCAGAACCTGAATCAGAACTAGAACCTCAACCAGAACCAGAGCCTGAACCAGAACCTGAACCAGAACCTGAGACAGAACCTGAGCCAGAACCAGAACCTGAGTCTGAACAAGAACCCGAGTCTGAACTAGAACCCGAACAAGAATCTGAAGATCAAGACCGAGTAGAAGAACCGGGCTCTGGTGAAGATTGGGAAGCAGATGCTGTCATCAAATTCTTGAAGGCAAGATTACAAGACAACTCTGAAGAGGAGCTGATCGAAAACATAGAGGAGCGACTCGACGTGGATGATCATCATCACCCCCATCACGGCCATGGCCACGATCACCACCATCACGGCCATGACCACAATCACCACCATCAACACGGCCACGATCACGACCATGATCATGACCACGATCACGACCATGATCATGACCAAGATCACGACCATGATCACGATCATGACCACGATCGCGAGCACGAAGACGACCACGATCAAGATCACGACCACGACCATGAGCACGACCATGACCATGACCATGATCACGACCATGTTCACGATCATGACCATGAGCACGATGATGGTGAAGACTATGAACGCAACCACGCACTTAGATTCCAGGAAGAACTTGACGAGGAATCTGAACAAGAAGAACTAGAGACCTTAATGCGTGCTCAAGAGGAAACTGAGGATGTCGACGGTGAGGAACCAGAAGAAGAAAGCCGCAAAAAACAACAGGAAGATATCGAAGGAGAGGAAGAGGAAGATGTAGAGGATGAAGAAGACGAGGATGCTTTGAATAGGCAAGAAGAGGTCGAAGATGAAATCGAAGACCAGGAAGAAACTCGCCAAAAGCGGTCAGCGCAAGAGGAAGCTGAAGATGAAGATGTGGAGGATGAGGAACCCTTGAAGAGGCAAGAAGATCTAGAGAATGAAGAAGAAGATGAGGAAGCTCTAAAGAGGCAAGAAGAGGTCGAAGATGAAATCGTAGATCAGGAAGAAACTCGCAAGAAGCGGTCAGCGCAAGAGGAAACAGAAGATGAAGATGTGGAGGATGAGGAAGCCTTGAAGAGGCAAGAAGATCTAGAGGATGAAGAAGAAGATGAGGAAGCTCTAAAGAGGCAAGAAGAGGTCGAAGATGAAATCGAAGATCAGGAAGAAACTCGCAAGAAGCGGTCAGCGCAAGAGGAAACAGAAGTTGAAGAAGTGGAGAATGAGGAAGCCTTAAAGAGACAAGAAGGCGAAAATGTAGAAGAGGCTGAAGAACAGGAAGAGAGCCGAAAGAAGCGGTCTATCCTACAGTACGATTACAACGAACAAGACGAAGAATGGAAGAGGGCACAAGAAGAAGCTAATATCCTCGAAAGCGACGAAGAGGAGGAAATTAAGAGGCAAGAAGAAGTAATTGAAGAGAATGAGGATTCAGAAGAATCTGACGAAGGTTTCTTCCATcgctttttcttttaa
- the LOC134745277 gene encoding uncharacterized protein LOC134745277 isoform X1 encodes MKLALRLVLCALAVASASALSISLRRDPETLCAGQENFLRIASTEGCSAYYQCYAGRAYLMECPKDSWFNELEQVCDWTEAPASCRTDPEPEPEPEPEPEPEQPEPEPEPQPEPETELEPQPEPEPEPEPEPEPESELEPQPEPEPEPEPEPEPETEPEPEPEPESEQEPESELEPEQESEDQDRVEEPGSGEDWEADAVIKFLKARLQDNSEEELIENIEERLDVDDHHHPHHGHGHDHHHHGHDHNHHHQHGHDHDHDHDHDHDHDHDQDHDHDHDHDHDREHEDDHDQDHDHDHEHDHDHDHDHDHVHDHDHEHDDGEDYERNHALRFQEELDEESEQEELETLMRAQEETEDVDGEEPEEESRKKQQEDIEGEEEEDVEDEEDEDALNRQEEVEDEIEDQEETRQKRSAQEEAEDEDVEDEEPLKRQEDLENEEEDEEALKRQEEVEDEIVDQEETRKKRSAQEETEDEDVEDEEALKRQEDLEDEEEDEEALKRQEEVEDEIEDQEETRKKRSAQEETEVEEVENEEALKRQEGENVEEAEEQEESRKKRSILQYDYNEQDEEWKRAQEEANILESDEEEEIKRQEEVIEENEDSEESDEGFFHRFFF; translated from the exons ATGAAAT TAGCTCTAAGACTAGTCCTGTGCGCTCTGGCGGTGGCCAGCGCCTCGGCTCTCTCAATCTCCTTGAGACGAGATCCGGAGACGCTATGCGCGGGACAGGAGAACTTCCTACGCATAGCCAGCACCGAAGGCTGCAGCGCGTACTACCAATGCTACGCCGGCCGAGCTTACCTGATGGAATGCCCAAAAGACTCCTGGTTCAACGAATTGGAACAG GTGTGCGATTGGACAGAAGCACCAGCAAGCTGCCGGACCGACCCAGAACCGGAGCCAGAACCTGAACCAGAACCTGAACCTGAGCAACCTGAGCCAGAACCAGAACCTCAACCAGAACCTGAGACAGAACTAGAACCTCAACCAGAACCAGAGCCAGAACCTGAACCAGAACCAGAACCTGAATCAGAACTAGAACCTCAACCAGAACCAGAGCCTGAACCAGAACCTGAACCAGAACCTGAGACAGAACCTGAGCCAGAACCAGAACCTGAGTCTGAACAAGAACCCGAGTCTGAACTAGAACCCGAACAAGAATCTGAAGATCAAGACCGAGTAGAAGAACCGGGCTCTGGTGAAGATTGGGAAGCAGATGCTGTCATCAAATTCTTGAAGGCAAGATTACAAGACAACTCTGAAGAGGAGCTGATCGAAAACATAGAGGAGCGACTCGACGTGGATGATCATCATCACCCCCATCACGGCCATGGCCACGATCACCACCATCACGGCCATGACCACAATCACCACCATCAACACGGCCACGATCACGACCATGATCATGACCACGATCACGACCATGATCATGACCAAGATCACGACCATGATCACGATCATGACCACGATCGCGAGCACGAAGACGACCACGATCAAGATCACGACCACGACCATGAGCACGACCATGACCATGACCATGATCACGACCATGTTCACGATCATGACCATGAGCACGATGATGGTGAAGACTATGAACGCAACCACGCACTTAGATTCCAGGAAGAACTTGACGAGGAATCTGAACAAGAAGAACTAGAGACCTTAATGCGTGCTCAAGAGGAAACTGAGGATGTCGACGGTGAGGAACCAGAAGAAGAAAGCCGCAAAAAACAACAGGAAGATATCGAAGGAGAGGAAGAGGAAGATGTAGAGGATGAAGAAGACGAGGATGCTTTGAATAGGCAAGAAGAGGTCGAAGATGAAATCGAAGACCAGGAAGAAACTCGCCAAAAGCGGTCAGCGCAAGAGGAAGCTGAAGATGAAGATGTGGAGGATGAGGAACCCTTGAAGAGGCAAGAAGATCTAGAGAATGAAGAAGAAGATGAGGAAGCTCTAAAGAGGCAAGAAGAGGTCGAAGATGAAATCGTAGATCAGGAAGAAACTCGCAAGAAGCGGTCAGCGCAAGAGGAAACAGAAGATGAAGATGTGGAGGATGAGGAAGCCTTGAAGAGGCAAGAAGATCTAGAGGATGAAGAAGAAGATGAGGAAGCTCTAAAGAGGCAAGAAGAGGTCGAAGATGAAATCGAAGATCAGGAAGAAACTCGCAAGAAGCGGTCAGCGCAAGAGGAAACAGAAGTTGAAGAAGTGGAGAATGAGGAAGCCTTAAAGAGACAAGAAGGCGAAAATGTAGAAGAGGCTGAAGAACAGGAAGAGAGCCGAAAGAAGCGGTCTATCCTACAGTACGATTACAACGAACAAGACGAAGAATGGAAGAGGGCACAAGAAGAAGCTAATATCCTCGAAAGCGACGAAGAGGAGGAAATTAAGAGGCAAGAAGAAGTAATTGAAGAGAATGAGGATTCAGAAGAATCTGACGAAGGTTTCTTCCATcgctttttcttttaa